In the Halorubrum ruber genome, GCTCCGCACAGCACCTCACACCTCCCCAACCTCGTCGGCCTCCCTGCGGTCGGCCGACTCCCTCGCGCGTGCTGCTCGGCCGCGAGACGGCCTCGCAGGCACGCGCCGCCGCACCGCTCTTTATAAGTAATCATCGTACTCGCTCGCAATTATTTAAACACCGTTCGTCAGACCGACCGAATTCGGTCCGCGCCCACCTCGATCGGCTCCGCGTAGCGGACGATCGGGTCGCCGTCGGGCCGGTCGAACCCGTTCGCCTCGAACAGGCTGTTCGCCCGGATGTCGACGGTCGCCTCCCGGAGCCGCCACGGGTCGTGAGCGATCTCCCCGCGGTATAGCCGGTTCCCGGCGGCGTAGAACCGGTAGTTCTCCGCGAGGAACTCGTCGAGCGACCCCGGCTCGGCGGCGAACGCCTCACCCGTCGGCTCGTAGGTCGCGTCGAACCGCACGTGGGGAACGCCGGGGTATGTCCGGCGGCTGGTGAACCGAACGGGGCCGCTGGCATCTTTCGAGCGATCGGCGGCTTCGGGGCGAGACACGTCCATCGCCGCGCGGTAGTACGGGAGCGCGAACAGTCGCCGCGCGGCCGCGACGCCGATCCGGTCGTCCGCGTCGAGGTTGTAGAAGTAGACGCCCGGACCGTCGGGACCCTCAACGTAGGTCCGGAGGTTGAGCTCCGGGAACGAGAGCCCGACTGGCGCCCCGCGCGGACGGATGTCGTCCATCACGAAGGCGACGACGCTCAGGTACGCGTCGCCTCCGTGGGTGGCGACCGAGAGCCCGTCAGGGAGCGTGCCGGAGACGACCTCGGGATCGACGGGCCAGTGACAGAACAGCGCGTCGCGCCACGTCATCTCCAGCAGGCGGCGACCGAGCATGTCGGACCGTAGGGACCGAAGGGGCAAAACCCGCACGCCATCGGCGGTTTCAGGTCGGTTCGCGCGGTCTCACTCCGCGACGTCCGACCCCTCCGGCGCGTCCTTCCACTCGCCCAGTCCCGAGGGGTCGAGGTGGACGTGGACGTCGCCGACGTCCTCCATCGCGCGGAGGGTCGTGACGAGCTCCGTCTCCACGTCGTGGGCCTCGCGGAGCGTCATCTCCCCGTCGACCTCGACGTGCACCTCGACCTCCAGGTCGGTCCCGTCGTAGTACACCGTGAGGTCGTGGACCCCCTCGACGGCGGGGTACTCGCGGAGCGCGGCGACGACGCGCTCGCGGTCGCCCGGCGGCGGGGCGGCGCCCACGAGGTAGGTGACGTTCTCGCGGCCGATCTCGATCCCCTGGTAGACGACGAGGACGCTGACGAGCGCGCCGGCGACCGGGTCGAGGATCGGGACATTCAGGAACACGCCGAACACGCCGACGAGGGCGGCGATCGTGGTGTAGATGTCGTTGAGGCAGTCGACCGCGAGCGCGGCGAGCGCCGTCGAGCCGAGGTCGGCGTTCACGCGCTCGGTGTACCAGTACAGCAGGTACATGTCCGCCATCGCGAACAGCAGCGCGGCGACGAGGAGGAGGCTCTTCCGGGGCGGAGTGTGCGCGCCGAGCAGCCCGAGGGCCGACTCGCGCAACAGGAGGAGCCCGAGAACGACGATGGTCGCGCCGACGAGCAGCGCCGTCAGCGGCTCGATCCGCTGGTGGCCGTGCGGGTGCGTCTCGTCGGCGCTCTCGTACCGCGAGCCCCCCCAGACGAACACGACCGCGCTCGCGACGAGGTCGGCGACGGAGTGGGCGGCGTCGGCCACCAGCGCGACGCTGCCGAACGTGAGCCCCACCGCCCCTTCGACGACGATCTTCACCGCGTTGCCGGCGACGTTCACCGCCGCCGCCCGCTGGAACCGAGCGCGGTCGCCGCCGCCGAAGGGGCTCGACATAGACGCCATTGCGCTCGCGCCCCTGTTAAGCGTCCCGCGTCGCGACGACGCCCGTCCCTCCCCTCGCGAGCGGGCCGCTCGCGCCGGCGATGTCCGCCGCCGAGTCGGCTGGAGGCTCCGTCGTAACGCCTAAGACCGAAACGCTCCTCGGTGACGGTAATGAATCACGATCTTTTCGTCCGAGGTGGTCCCGGTGGGCGTCGAAATTAAGGAAACGGAGGTGAGCGACGAGGATTTCGAGGAGATGAAGGGGTTCGTCCGCGACTACCTCGCAGCCAGCGTCGAGGGCGAGGACGACGGCGGACGGATGCGCTGGTACCCCTGGCACTCGGCGTCGTACCGATTCAACCACATCCTCAACGTCGTCGACCTCGCGACGGAGATCGCCGAGGCCGAGGGCGCCGACGTGGACGTCGTGCGGGTCGCGGCCGTCTTCCACGACGTCGCCAAGCTGGAGGCCGAACAAGACGTCCACGCGGAGGCCGGCGCCCGCGTCACCCGCGAGTACCTCCAGAGCCGCGGCAACTACCCCGAGTCGTTCATCGAGGAGGTGTGCGGGGCGGTCGTCGACCACTCCTACACCGGCGACCTCGACGACGTGCCCCTAGAGAGCCGGTGTCTCATCGAGGCCGACGTGCTCGACAAGGTGGGCGCCAACGGCGCCGTCCTCATGCTGTTACGGATGGGGTACGAGTCGCGCACGCACATGGACTCGGCGAAGATGGTCGACCGCGTGCTCCAGCGCGCCCACGACCACACCGAGCGCGTCGTTTCGGACACCGCCGAGGGCATCGCACACCAGCGGATCAAGCGCGTGAAGTGGCTCCGCGAGTGGCTCGAAGAGGAGGTCTCTCGGATGGACGCCGAGGGCGTCACCGACCGCTGAGGACGCATCGGCCGCTGAGGACGTCCCCGCCCCTACTCCTCCGAACCGGTCGTGTCGACGAGCGGTAGCATCGCCTCCAAGTAGCGGTCGATCCCGGCTCGGGAGTCCCCGACCCACGCCCCGTCGTTCGTCGTCGCCCAGCGGAACATCCCGCCGGTCGCGAACGTCTGGAGCGTCGCGGCCACCTCCGACGCGGCGACGGTCCGCTCGCCGTCCGACACTCCGTCGCCGCCGCCCGACACTTCGTCGCCGTCGCCGGCGACCTCGGCCGCCGCCTCGCGGACGAGCCGTTCCAGGTACTCGCCGAAGACGCGGTCGCTGCGGTCGAAGTGGTCGCGGTACGCCTCGTCGCTCGCGGCTTGCGAGCGGAGCTCGGTCATCACCGTGACGAACCGCTCGTCGGGCGCGTACGCGTCGTCGAGCGACGCGGGGTCGACGGCGGCCGTGAGGTAGCCGTCGAGCTGCTCCCGCGCAGAGCGGTCGAAGGCCTCTTCGGGAGCCACCTCCGGCGCGTCCTCCCCCGCGGCATCCGCATCCTCGCCCGGCGGCTCCGTCACGGGGCCGTCGGCGACGGACGCTTCGAACTCGTCCAGCAGGAAGCCGAGAAGGTCGATCAGCAGGTCGTCTTTCCCGTCGTAGTGGTGGTAGACGAGCGACGGGCTCTTGTCGAACTCGTCGCCGATCCGCTGGATCGTGACGTTCGCGTACCCGTGTTCACAGAGCGCGCGGAACGCCGCGCCGAGGATTGCCTGTCGGGTGTCCGACGGCTCCGCGAACGGGTCGTTCATACGACGCATAGAGGGGTCCGGTATATATCGGCCCTGATTGAACGTTCATTCAACACGCTTATGCCG is a window encoding:
- a CDS encoding YqjF family protein — its product is MLGRRLLEMTWRDALFCHWPVDPEVVSGTLPDGLSVATHGGDAYLSVVAFVMDDIRPRGAPVGLSFPELNLRTYVEGPDGPGVYFYNLDADDRIGVAAARRLFALPYYRAAMDVSRPEAADRSKDASGPVRFTSRRTYPGVPHVRFDATYEPTGEAFAAEPGSLDEFLAENYRFYAAGNRLYRGEIAHDPWRLREATVDIRANSLFEANGFDRPDGDPIVRYAEPIEVGADRIRSV
- a CDS encoding cation diffusion facilitator family transporter; translation: MSSPFGGGDRARFQRAAAVNVAGNAVKIVVEGAVGLTFGSVALVADAAHSVADLVASAVVFVWGGSRYESADETHPHGHQRIEPLTALLVGATIVVLGLLLLRESALGLLGAHTPPRKSLLLVAALLFAMADMYLLYWYTERVNADLGSTALAALAVDCLNDIYTTIAALVGVFGVFLNVPILDPVAGALVSVLVVYQGIEIGRENVTYLVGAAPPPGDRERVVAALREYPAVEGVHDLTVYYDGTDLEVEVHVEVDGEMTLREAHDVETELVTTLRAMEDVGDVHVHLDPSGLGEWKDAPEGSDVAE
- a CDS encoding HD domain-containing protein, with the protein product MVPVGVEIKETEVSDEDFEEMKGFVRDYLAASVEGEDDGGRMRWYPWHSASYRFNHILNVVDLATEIAEAEGADVDVVRVAAVFHDVAKLEAEQDVHAEAGARVTREYLQSRGNYPESFIEEVCGAVVDHSYTGDLDDVPLESRCLIEADVLDKVGANGAVLMLLRMGYESRTHMDSAKMVDRVLQRAHDHTERVVSDTAEGIAHQRIKRVKWLREWLEEEVSRMDAEGVTDR
- a CDS encoding TetR/AcrR family transcriptional regulator, translated to MNDPFAEPSDTRQAILGAAFRALCEHGYANVTIQRIGDEFDKSPSLVYHHYDGKDDLLIDLLGFLLDEFEASVADGPVTEPPGEDADAAGEDAPEVAPEEAFDRSAREQLDGYLTAAVDPASLDDAYAPDERFVTVMTELRSQAASDEAYRDHFDRSDRVFGEYLERLVREAAAEVAGDGDEVSGGGDGVSDGERTVAASEVAATLQTFATGGMFRWATTNDGAWVGDSRAGIDRYLEAMLPLVDTTGSEE